The following are encoded together in the Terriglobia bacterium genome:
- a CDS encoding TolC family protein — MPTSRITVVFALAVTLTGCAVRKYRPAPISPSASAASLRARTLNDEGLRKYLTEVLHPSPAQWPLQRWSLPELTLAAFYYNPNLQLARARMAEADAAVITAGARPNPVVGGSIGGSTSPDSPWLGALHFDLPLEIAGKRGHRVTRAQRLAEAARWDLASAAWTVRSRVRSALLQYVTVTQRLQALQQEERVRAEQVRLLEQRLTVGLIPQPEVDAARILHSQVLLALEQSQEQFATGKAALAAAVGVPVSALQDLALSWTDFDHPTRAESLPQSAIQDDVVLNRLDIRRALVDYAAAEADLQLEIAKQYPDINLGPGYNFEEAHHKFSLGFSVVLPVLNQNQGPIAQAEARREQAAARFLATQAAGISASEEALARYRASLKELDQARSLQQQSASLEQATQRALAAGESDRVALNGAQLQVAIAAGATLDALSRVHQAMGDLEDAVQRPLLPGDIQPLSSQSPELKPAPRK; from the coding sequence ATGCCGACATCCAGGATCACCGTTGTATTTGCCTTAGCGGTCACGCTGACGGGCTGCGCGGTCCGGAAGTATCGCCCGGCGCCTATTTCGCCGTCGGCAAGCGCCGCCTCCTTGCGGGCGCGCACGCTTAACGACGAGGGCCTGCGCAAATACCTCACCGAAGTGCTGCACCCATCGCCCGCCCAGTGGCCCCTGCAGCGGTGGAGTCTGCCCGAGCTTACTCTGGCGGCTTTCTACTACAACCCGAACTTGCAGCTTGCCCGCGCCCGCATGGCGGAAGCTGATGCGGCGGTGATTACGGCAGGGGCACGGCCCAATCCGGTTGTCGGCGGCTCGATCGGCGGCTCCACCTCGCCTGATAGTCCCTGGTTGGGTGCCTTGCACTTCGACCTGCCCTTGGAGATCGCCGGCAAACGCGGCCACCGCGTCACGCGCGCGCAGCGACTCGCCGAAGCCGCGCGCTGGGATCTGGCAAGTGCGGCGTGGACGGTGCGGTCAAGGGTACGCAGCGCTCTCCTGCAGTACGTCACGGTTACGCAACGCCTGCAAGCCCTTCAACAGGAGGAACGGGTCCGCGCTGAACAGGTGCGATTGCTTGAACAACGGCTTACGGTGGGCTTGATTCCGCAGCCCGAGGTGGATGCCGCGCGCATCCTGCACTCGCAGGTATTGCTGGCCCTGGAACAGTCGCAGGAACAGTTCGCCACTGGCAAGGCGGCACTGGCTGCGGCGGTTGGCGTACCCGTGTCGGCCCTGCAGGACCTTGCGCTCTCATGGACGGATTTCGACCATCCAACCAGAGCCGAGTCTCTCCCGCAGTCCGCCATACAGGACGATGTTGTTCTCAATCGCTTAGACATCCGACGTGCGCTGGTCGATTACGCCGCCGCCGAAGCCGATCTCCAACTGGAAATCGCCAAGCAGTATCCCGACATCAATCTTGGCCCGGGCTACAACTTTGAGGAGGCCCATCACAAATTCTCGCTGGGATTCTCCGTTGTTCTACCGGTCCTGAACCAAAACCAGGGCCCGATCGCGCAAGCTGAAGCGCGACGCGAACAGGCCGCGGCCCGGTTCCTGGCGACCCAGGCGGCCGGCATCAGCGCGAGCGAGGAGGCATTGGCCCGCTATCGTGCTTCTTTGAAAGAACTCGACCAAGCGCGAAGTCTTCAGCAGCAATCGGCGTCCCTGGAGCAAGCCACGCAGCGCGCGCTCGCCGCCGGTGAGTCCGACCGCGTCGCGCTCAATGGCGCGCAGTTGCAGGTTGCGATAGCGGCCGGGGCAACGCTGGATGCGCTCTCTCGCGTGCATCAGGCGATGGGCGACTTGGAAGATGCAGTCCAGCGGCCCCTGCTCCCCGGAGACATTCAACCATTGTCCTCGCAATCGCCGGAGCTAAAGCCGGCACCAAGGAAGTGA
- a CDS encoding YncE family protein yields MRTIARIGIILVMVGLCTAAEVPGFKLTKKYPIPGNGGFDYIVFDSSSNRLYISHGDAVEVLDADSGKRLGRVEGTPHVHGVAIVPGQHRGFTSNEGDSSVSVFDTNTLKTIKKLSVPKGPDFIFYEPLTKRVLICHEGAEAITAIDPEKGAIIGRIDLGGGPEAAVVSRKGIGFVNMEAAAMVVSFDPRGLTVKQKWPIPGCEAPVPLAMDDANSRLFIGCRSKVLAVMDADSGKVITTLPIGDTVDAVVFDPDNKMIFASNGDGTISVIRQKNANVYESIGTIATQETAKTMAFDPKTKRLFLSAAEKAPPGAQTRFKPGTFRVLVVERQ; encoded by the coding sequence ATGAGAACAATCGCGCGAATCGGAATCATTCTGGTGATGGTTGGTCTATGCACAGCCGCAGAAGTGCCCGGCTTTAAACTAACGAAGAAGTACCCCATTCCTGGCAACGGCGGCTTTGACTACATCGTTTTCGACAGTTCCTCGAATCGCCTCTACATTTCGCATGGAGACGCCGTGGAAGTCCTCGACGCCGATTCCGGCAAGCGGCTCGGTAGAGTTGAAGGTACGCCGCACGTCCACGGCGTCGCCATTGTTCCGGGCCAGCACCGCGGATTCACCAGCAATGAGGGGGACTCGAGCGTGTCGGTTTTTGACACAAACACTCTCAAGACGATTAAGAAACTCTCCGTCCCTAAAGGCCCGGACTTTATCTTCTATGAACCGTTAACGAAACGAGTACTGATCTGCCACGAAGGCGCGGAGGCAATTACGGCGATTGATCCTGAGAAAGGCGCCATCATCGGGAGAATCGACCTGGGCGGAGGCCCGGAAGCCGCTGTCGTGAGCCGGAAAGGCATAGGGTTCGTGAACATGGAAGCGGCGGCTATGGTGGTGAGTTTTGATCCACGGGGCCTGACCGTCAAACAGAAATGGCCGATTCCCGGGTGTGAGGCTCCCGTCCCCCTGGCCATGGACGATGCGAACTCGCGCTTATTCATTGGCTGCCGGAGCAAGGTGTTGGCAGTTATGGACGCCGACAGCGGCAAGGTAATTACTACTCTTCCCATCGGCGACACGGTTGATGCGGTTGTCTTCGATCCGGACAACAAGATGATATTCGCCTCCAATGGTGACGGCACAATATCGGTGATCCGGCAAAAAAACGCGAATGTGTACGAGTCAATCGGTACCATCGCAACGCAAGAAACTGCCAAGACTATGGCTTTCGACCCCAAGACGAAACGCCTGTTCCTTTCGGCGGCAGAGAAGGCGCCCCCAGGCGCCCAGACGAGATTCAAACCGGGAACGTTCCGCGTTCTGGTTGTCGAACGGCAGTAA